In one Streptomyces sp. NBC_00597 genomic region, the following are encoded:
- a CDS encoding subtilase-type protease inhibitor: protein MRSIAKGLGLGSAAMALTALTALAWPGAADAAPSGAESLYAPSALVLSITAGEDAAHGTVLRAVTLVCAPTPGGTHPSPAAACAELRAHSAQLDAVAAPGAGVDCTREWNPMTVSADGVWKGRRLSYSYTFGNPCGLRHTSGALFGF, encoded by the coding sequence ATGCGGTCCATCGCAAAGGGTCTCGGCCTCGGTTCCGCCGCCATGGCGCTCACCGCCCTCACGGCCCTGGCCTGGCCCGGAGCTGCCGACGCCGCACCGTCCGGTGCGGAGAGCCTGTACGCGCCGTCCGCCCTCGTGCTGAGCATCACGGCCGGGGAGGACGCAGCGCACGGCACGGTGCTGCGCGCGGTGACGCTCGTGTGCGCGCCGACCCCGGGCGGGACGCACCCGTCCCCGGCCGCCGCGTGTGCCGAACTGCGGGCCCACTCGGCACAGTTGGACGCGGTCGCCGCACCCGGCGCGGGCGTCGACTGTACCCGGGAGTGGAACCCGATGACGGTGTCCGCGGACGGCGTGTGGAAGGGCCGGCGGCTGAGCTATTCGTACACCTTCGGCAACCCCTGCGGCTTGCGGCACACCAGCGGCGCGCTGTTCGGCTTCTGA
- a CDS encoding HAD family hydrolase: protein MITSTEPIELVIFDCDGVLVDTERIAARVNVALGSQLGWPLTEEEVIRLFIGRSSASNRELVAGRLGAEAAREWEERFVRMHAEAVDAGVTAVDGLPEALDAITLPTCVASSGTHEKMRHTLGRTGLYERFAGRIHSATEVERGKPAPDLFLYAASRMGVAPSACVVVEDSRPGVEAARAAGMRSFGYAGGLTPAARLAGPGTVLFTDMRELPGLLGEAVVSGGR, encoded by the coding sequence ATGATCACTTCCACTGAACCGATCGAACTCGTCATATTCGACTGTGACGGGGTGCTCGTCGACACCGAGCGGATCGCGGCCCGGGTGAACGTCGCCCTGGGTTCGCAGCTCGGTTGGCCACTCACCGAGGAAGAGGTGATCCGCCTGTTCATCGGCCGTTCCAGCGCCTCGAACCGGGAGCTGGTCGCCGGCCGGCTCGGCGCGGAGGCGGCCCGGGAGTGGGAGGAGCGCTTCGTACGGATGCACGCGGAGGCGGTGGACGCCGGGGTCACCGCGGTCGACGGCCTGCCCGAGGCACTCGACGCGATCACCCTGCCGACCTGCGTCGCCTCCAGCGGAACCCACGAGAAGATGCGGCACACCCTGGGCCGCACCGGCCTGTACGAGCGGTTCGCGGGCCGCATCCACAGCGCCACCGAGGTCGAGCGCGGCAAGCCCGCACCGGACCTCTTCCTGTACGCCGCGTCCCGCATGGGCGTGGCCCCTTCGGCCTGCGTGGTGGTCGAGGACAGCCGCCCGGGCGTCGAGGCGGCCCGCGCGGCGGGCATGCGCTCCTTCGGCTACGCGGGCGGCCTGACGCCGGCCGCACGACTCGCCGGGCCGGGCACGGTCCTCTTCACCGACATGCGCGAACTCCCGGGACTGCTCGGCGAGGCCGTTGTCAGTGGCGGTCGCTAA
- a CDS encoding cellulase family glycosylhydrolase has product MKSLVRALFGALVLLVGALPAVAAQAPAAAAQTASAAEEWTPPLSTRGRYIVDAQGNRFRLRSGNWDGAQGSWNGSGDRNDPATHHAGQNSSGIPIGLDRAPLPTLLADFRALGLNSIRLPFSNEMLRTTAPVPDAAVAANPALRGRTPLQVYDAVVAALTDAGFAVILNNHTVTTRWCCGLDGNERWNSGRSTAQWADDWVFLARRYRDNPRVVGADLYNEVRRDTFDDPNWGLGDGHDWQAAAQEAGDRILAEANPNLLIVVEGINWTGIPVDGFPHGRPTLAPVRTLSHTLVVSNKLVYSAHFYGYTGPRHSGATGLGETHDLRYQDMSRSELEQTLYDQAFYVSAESGAHFTAPVWVSEFGIGADESGAAPRTWFQNLTGYLSAVDADFAYWPLVGWSTTAQGAPGGDTWALLRYDAAGRRSGVLDGADWRTQPWTALSATAGRTGQVPATTSWYQLTTDHRDHNASLRTRAGGDWDSGARKAVCPDGARLAGLGHTGGRGLCTTSDLRAPTGGHTVVRDEAYVPAGGDWATGYTKFQCPAGQFLIGYSLRGERVSAALCAPARTALPGGGRTLWFDRGDNRPSGAPGGEFAYGDYKGQCLPTEYAAGIAFTTRVASRPGPAALLCRPLPAA; this is encoded by the coding sequence ATGAAGAGCCTCGTCCGCGCGCTGTTCGGCGCACTCGTACTGCTGGTGGGAGCGCTGCCGGCGGTGGCCGCGCAGGCGCCCGCCGCGGCTGCGCAGACCGCTTCCGCGGCCGAGGAGTGGACCCCGCCGCTGTCCACGCGCGGCCGCTACATCGTCGACGCGCAGGGCAACCGCTTCCGCCTCCGGTCCGGGAACTGGGACGGCGCCCAGGGTTCCTGGAACGGCAGCGGCGACCGCAACGACCCCGCCACCCACCACGCGGGCCAGAACTCCTCCGGCATCCCGATCGGCCTGGACCGGGCGCCACTGCCCACCCTGCTGGCCGACTTCCGGGCCCTCGGCCTCAACAGCATCCGGCTGCCCTTCTCGAACGAGATGCTCCGCACCACCGCCCCCGTCCCCGACGCGGCCGTCGCAGCCAATCCGGCACTGCGCGGCCGTACGCCGCTCCAGGTCTACGACGCCGTCGTCGCCGCGCTCACGGACGCCGGCTTCGCCGTCATCCTCAACAACCACACCGTCACCACCCGCTGGTGCTGCGGACTCGACGGCAACGAGCGCTGGAACAGCGGTCGGTCCACCGCCCAGTGGGCTGACGACTGGGTGTTCCTGGCCCGCCGCTACCGCGACAACCCGCGCGTGGTCGGGGCCGACCTCTACAACGAGGTCCGCCGCGACACCTTCGACGACCCCAACTGGGGCCTGGGCGACGGCCACGACTGGCAGGCGGCCGCCCAGGAGGCCGGCGACCGGATCCTCGCCGAGGCCAACCCGAACCTGCTGATCGTGGTGGAAGGCATCAACTGGACCGGGATCCCCGTGGACGGCTTCCCGCACGGCCGCCCCACCCTCGCCCCCGTCCGCACCCTGTCCCACACCCTCGTCGTCTCCAACAAGCTCGTGTATTCGGCCCACTTCTACGGGTACACCGGCCCCCGGCACAGTGGCGCGACCGGCCTGGGCGAGACCCATGACCTCCGCTACCAGGACATGAGCCGGTCCGAGCTCGAACAGACCCTCTACGACCAGGCCTTCTACGTCTCCGCTGAGAGCGGCGCCCACTTCACCGCACCGGTCTGGGTCAGCGAGTTCGGCATCGGCGCCGACGAGAGCGGCGCCGCGCCGCGCACCTGGTTCCAGAACCTGACCGGCTATCTGAGCGCCGTCGACGCGGACTTCGCGTACTGGCCGCTCGTCGGCTGGAGCACCACAGCGCAGGGAGCCCCGGGCGGCGACACCTGGGCACTGCTGCGCTACGACGCGGCCGGCCGGCGCTCCGGCGTGCTCGACGGGGCCGACTGGCGTACGCAACCGTGGACGGCGCTCTCCGCCACCGCCGGGCGCACCGGCCAGGTCCCCGCCACCACCTCCTGGTACCAGCTGACCACCGACCACCGCGACCACAACGCCTCGTTGCGCACACGGGCCGGCGGGGACTGGGACAGTGGGGCCCGCAAGGCGGTCTGCCCCGACGGCGCACGCCTGGCCGGACTCGGCCACACCGGCGGGCGCGGCCTGTGCACCACCTCCGACCTGCGGGCCCCGACGGGCGGGCACACCGTGGTCCGCGACGAGGCGTACGTCCCGGCGGGCGGCGACTGGGCCACCGGCTACACGAAGTTCCAGTGCCCGGCGGGCCAGTTCCTGATCGGATACAGCCTGCGGGGCGAGCGGGTTTCGGCGGCCCTGTGCGCGCCGGCCCGGACGGCCCTGCCCGGGGGCGGCCGAACGCTCTGGTTCGACCGCGGCGACAACCGGCCGTCCGGCGCCCCCGGCGGCGAGTTCGCGTACGGCGACTACAAGGGCCAGTGCCTGCCCACCGAGTACGCGGCGGGCATCGCCTTCACCACCCGGGTGGCCTCCCGCCCGGGCCCGGCGGCGCTGCTGTGCCGCCCCCTGCCGGCTGCCTGA
- a CDS encoding DNRLRE domain-containing protein, giving the protein MRRTRGPAAALALSLAGTGAAMGLGLVPQAAAITAPVVFTADALPSWQPNGVVWALAEAGGTVFVGGTFSAVRPPDGAGGTEQEAVNFAALDAATGAPTSCNLSFTVGGGTATVRALTFSPDKKTLYAGGYFGAVNGTAVSSLAAIDVATCTVKTSFRPAFAATVRALAVTNDTVYAGGDFLTVAGQQRERFAAVDAANGALRPFRADADEPGRAVEVTPDGANVVLGGDFFTLNGTNTHALAVVDSTSGALTKSYPGFIETNSVVKDIATDATGFYTGNEGTGGGVFDGRIALNLSDFNQRWRDTCLGATQAVLPYQNVLYSASHAHDCSSVGEYPDGQRHHLLAQPTTSVGKLGWAPDTNDGIGEGIGPRVMTVGSKGGVQYLWVGGEFTTVNGSAQQSLTRFASTGDTGAPTVPVASAASFKPGEVQVRWRTSLDLDDSALTYRVYRNGAATPIATVTADSLFFKRPQASWTDTTVTAGQSYTYRVTATDGAGNTSALSATASVTVPTSVDAYPNQVRTDGAQLFWRYDESALPNVADSSGGGNQNGVHLNAPALRQTPGAVTGASTAIGFNGTDTRVYGDLRQSIGSSYTIETWFKTNTTRGGKLFGFGSNQVRGSNQYDKHIYMTNDGRLVYGVYTGATRTITTGTAYNDDQWHHVVATQGPGGMVLYVDGAQKGTLAVTTHENYAGYWHAGGDSLGGWPDRPTSEFWAGQLDETAVYPTVLSTAQVQNHYALASAPADSVVQVPAAEDTYANAGAPDGNYGTSSSLAVRGTSLYTSYLRFNLPAAPAGTVLKSAALSVKTSTMSGAGTADTVSVVPVTGTWTEAGTTYNSRPATSTVALGSFAGVPDGSAVHTTGLNTAALAGALGTSYGLALTSPGTDALWLWSSEAPANEGTPQLTLTFGAP; this is encoded by the coding sequence ATGCGTAGAACCCGAGGGCCGGCGGCCGCTCTCGCCCTGTCCCTGGCCGGAACCGGCGCGGCGATGGGCCTCGGCCTCGTCCCGCAGGCGGCGGCCATCACCGCGCCCGTGGTCTTCACCGCCGACGCGCTGCCGTCCTGGCAGCCCAACGGCGTCGTCTGGGCCCTCGCCGAGGCGGGCGGGACGGTGTTCGTCGGTGGCACCTTCTCCGCCGTACGGCCGCCCGACGGCGCCGGCGGCACGGAGCAGGAGGCGGTGAACTTCGCCGCGCTCGACGCCGCGACCGGCGCCCCGACGTCCTGCAACCTCTCCTTCACGGTCGGCGGAGGCACCGCCACCGTCCGCGCCCTCACCTTCTCCCCGGACAAGAAGACCCTGTACGCGGGCGGCTACTTCGGCGCCGTCAACGGCACCGCGGTCTCCAGCCTCGCCGCCATCGACGTGGCGACCTGCACGGTCAAGACCTCCTTCCGCCCGGCCTTCGCGGCCACGGTGCGCGCCCTGGCCGTCACGAACGACACCGTCTACGCGGGGGGCGACTTCCTCACCGTCGCCGGTCAGCAGCGCGAACGGTTCGCCGCCGTCGACGCGGCGAACGGCGCGCTGCGGCCCTTCCGGGCCGACGCCGACGAGCCGGGCCGCGCCGTCGAGGTCACCCCCGACGGGGCCAACGTCGTTCTCGGCGGGGACTTCTTCACCCTCAACGGCACGAACACGCACGCGTTGGCCGTCGTCGACTCCACCAGTGGCGCGCTCACCAAGAGCTACCCCGGCTTCATCGAGACCAACTCCGTCGTCAAGGACATCGCGACCGACGCGACGGGGTTCTACACCGGCAACGAAGGCACCGGCGGCGGCGTCTTCGACGGTCGGATCGCGCTCAACCTGAGCGACTTCAACCAGCGCTGGCGCGACACCTGCCTCGGTGCCACGCAGGCCGTGCTCCCGTACCAGAACGTGCTGTACAGCGCCTCGCACGCACACGACTGCTCCAGTGTGGGCGAGTACCCGGACGGGCAGCGCCACCACCTGCTCGCGCAGCCGACCACCAGCGTCGGCAAGCTGGGTTGGGCCCCCGACACCAACGACGGCATCGGCGAGGGCATCGGCCCGCGGGTGATGACGGTGGGTTCCAAGGGCGGCGTCCAGTACCTGTGGGTCGGCGGCGAGTTCACCACCGTCAACGGCTCCGCGCAGCAGAGCCTGACGCGGTTCGCGTCCACCGGCGACACGGGTGCGCCCACCGTCCCCGTCGCGAGCGCGGCGAGCTTCAAGCCGGGCGAGGTGCAGGTGCGCTGGCGCACCAGCCTCGATCTGGACGACAGCGCCCTGACGTACCGGGTCTACCGCAACGGCGCGGCGACCCCGATCGCCACCGTCACGGCCGACTCGCTGTTCTTCAAGCGCCCGCAGGCTTCCTGGACCGACACCACCGTCACCGCCGGCCAGTCGTACACGTACCGGGTGACGGCCACCGACGGGGCCGGCAACACCAGCGCCCTGTCGGCGACCGCGAGCGTGACGGTCCCGACCTCGGTCGACGCGTACCCGAACCAGGTCCGCACGGACGGTGCCCAGCTGTTCTGGCGCTACGACGAGTCGGCCCTGCCGAACGTCGCCGACTCCTCCGGCGGCGGGAACCAGAACGGCGTGCACCTGAACGCCCCGGCCCTGCGCCAGACTCCCGGCGCGGTCACGGGCGCGAGCACGGCGATCGGCTTCAACGGCACGGACACCCGGGTCTACGGCGATCTGCGCCAGAGCATCGGCAGCAGCTACACCATCGAGACCTGGTTCAAGACGAACACCACCCGGGGCGGCAAGCTCTTCGGCTTCGGCAGCAACCAGGTCCGTGGCAGCAATCAGTACGACAAGCACATCTACATGACCAATGACGGGCGGCTCGTCTACGGCGTCTACACCGGCGCCACCCGCACCATCACCACCGGCACCGCGTACAACGACGACCAGTGGCACCACGTCGTCGCCACCCAGGGACCGGGCGGCATGGTCCTCTACGTGGACGGCGCCCAGAAGGGGACCCTCGCCGTCACCACGCACGAGAACTACGCCGGCTACTGGCATGCCGGCGGCGACAGCCTCGGCGGCTGGCCCGACCGCCCGACCAGCGAGTTCTGGGCGGGCCAGCTCGACGAGACCGCCGTCTACCCGACCGTCCTGAGCACGGCGCAGGTGCAGAACCACTACGCCCTGGCCTCGGCCCCCGCCGACTCGGTCGTGCAGGTACCGGCCGCCGAGGACACGTACGCCAATGCGGGTGCCCCGGACGGCAATTACGGCACCTCGTCCTCGCTCGCCGTACGCGGCACCTCGCTGTACACGAGCTACCTGCGCTTCAACCTGCCCGCCGCACCCGCGGGCACCGTACTGAAGTCCGCGGCCCTCAGCGTGAAGACCAGCACGATGAGCGGAGCCGGTACGGCGGACACCGTCTCGGTGGTCCCCGTCACCGGCACCTGGACCGAGGCCGGGACCACGTACAACAGCCGCCCCGCCACCAGCACTGTGGCACTCGGCAGTTTCGCCGGCGTCCCGGACGGCTCGGCGGTGCACACCACCGGGCTGAACACGGCCGCCCTCGCGGGCGCGCTCGGCACGAGCTACGGCCTGGCGCTGACCAGCCCGGGTACGGACGCGCTGTGGCTGTGGTCCTCCGAAGCCCCGGCGAACGAAGGAACGCCGCAGCTCACGCTGACCTTCGGCGCGCCGTAA
- a CDS encoding cyclic nucleotide-binding domain-containing protein produces MSTPSPIRISAVLSAEHRGRLMSQAREVNFPEGARIFEEGARARSFWIVRSGTVTLQVPLPGRRPAPVENLGPGELVGWSWLFPPYTWQLSAEAMTPVRSYEFDATAVRMLMDADPAFGSAIGNWVGRVLALRLQQTRTRLIDLYAPRIAAAR; encoded by the coding sequence GTGAGCACACCTTCCCCCATCCGCATCTCCGCCGTCCTGTCCGCCGAACACCGCGGACGGCTCATGTCCCAGGCCCGCGAGGTCAACTTCCCCGAGGGCGCGAGGATCTTCGAGGAAGGCGCGCGCGCCCGGAGCTTCTGGATCGTGCGCTCCGGCACGGTGACGCTCCAGGTCCCGCTGCCCGGCCGCCGGCCCGCCCCCGTCGAGAACCTCGGCCCCGGTGAACTGGTCGGCTGGTCCTGGCTCTTCCCGCCGTACACCTGGCAGCTGAGCGCCGAGGCGATGACCCCGGTGCGCTCGTACGAGTTCGACGCGACCGCCGTACGCATGCTGATGGACGCCGACCCCGCCTTCGGCTCCGCCATCGGGAACTGGGTCGGGCGGGTGCTCGCCCTGCGCCTCCAGCAGACCCGCACCCGGCTGATCGACCTCTACGCCCCCCGCATCGCGGCGGCCCGTTAG
- a CDS encoding DUF3224 domain-containing protein — protein sequence MSARTTSPSLPGSSARTTGRFTFADWQEQSVGPADSLPRLARSTVVNSFAGGIEARATNAGYTFTYTGEGVGSYTGMELLSGAVDGREGTFVLEQRGTFDASGTRCAFEVVPGSATGELAGLSGSGAFTYRKGDTSVAYEFTYTIA from the coding sequence ATGTCCGCCCGCACCACCAGCCCCTCTCTTCCCGGCAGCTCCGCCCGTACCACCGGCCGTTTCACGTTCGCCGACTGGCAGGAACAGTCGGTCGGTCCGGCCGACTCCCTGCCTCGCCTCGCCCGCTCGACGGTCGTCAACTCCTTCGCGGGCGGGATCGAGGCCCGGGCGACCAACGCCGGGTACACCTTCACGTACACCGGGGAGGGCGTCGGGTCCTACACCGGTATGGAGCTGCTGTCGGGCGCCGTCGACGGCCGCGAGGGGACGTTCGTCCTGGAGCAGCGGGGCACGTTCGACGCCTCGGGCACCCGGTGCGCGTTCGAGGTGGTCCCCGGTTCGGCGACGGGCGAGCTGGCCGGCCTGTCGGGCTCCGGCGCGTTCACGTACCGCAAGGGCGACACGTCCGTCGCGTACGAGTTCACGTACACGATCGCCTAG
- a CDS encoding GNAT family N-acetyltransferase gives MTGFEITGASAADMELIRTWADEEGWNPGDSDRFAFAVADPAGFLVGRIDGEPVACVSAVRYGSAFGFIGFYIARPAVRGQGYGIRLWHAAMERLRGRLVGLDGVVDQQDNYRKSGFRSAWNNVRYEGVLRANGTGPGAGAGAGAGEGGFEVVDAASLPFVLLAAYDRRFFPESRDAFLSAWTALPGRTALAAVRDGRIEGLGVIRPCSGASRIGPLYASTPGVAAALLHRLAEHTPDGAVAVDVPDANPTATALLAGLGLVPSFEAARMYTGPAPEVELAGLYGVTSLELG, from the coding sequence ATGACGGGATTCGAGATCACCGGCGCGAGCGCCGCCGACATGGAACTCATCCGTACCTGGGCCGACGAGGAAGGATGGAACCCGGGGGACTCCGACCGCTTCGCGTTCGCGGTCGCCGATCCGGCCGGCTTCCTCGTCGGCCGGATCGACGGCGAACCGGTGGCCTGCGTCTCGGCCGTGCGGTACGGGTCCGCCTTCGGCTTCATCGGCTTCTACATCGCCCGTCCCGCCGTCCGCGGCCAGGGCTACGGGATCCGGCTGTGGCACGCTGCGATGGAGCGACTTCGAGGGCGGCTCGTCGGCCTGGACGGGGTGGTCGACCAGCAGGACAACTACCGCAAGTCCGGGTTCCGTTCGGCCTGGAACAACGTCCGGTACGAGGGCGTACTGCGGGCGAACGGCACGGGCCCGGGCGCCGGAGCCGGCGCCGGAGCGGGCGAGGGCGGGTTCGAGGTGGTCGACGCCGCGTCGCTGCCGTTCGTGCTGCTCGCCGCCTACGACCGACGGTTCTTCCCCGAGTCGCGCGACGCCTTCTTGTCGGCCTGGACCGCGCTGCCCGGCCGCACCGCCCTCGCTGCCGTTCGCGACGGGCGGATCGAGGGCCTCGGGGTGATCCGCCCGTGCAGCGGGGCCTCCCGGATCGGCCCGCTGTACGCCTCCACCCCGGGCGTCGCGGCCGCCCTGCTGCACCGGCTCGCGGAGCACACCCCCGACGGGGCGGTCGCCGTGGACGTGCCCGACGCCAATCCGACGGCCACCGCCCTGCTGGCAGGCTTGGGGCTGGTGCCCTCGTTCGAGGCCGCCCGGATGTACACGGGCCCCGCCCCGGAGGTCGAGCTGGCCGGGCTGTACGGGGTGACCAGCCTCGAACTGGGCTGA
- a CDS encoding (2,3-dihydroxybenzoyl)adenylate synthase — translation MGSMLDGCTPWPEAFVDRYWAAGHWRGNTLDNLLRDRALAYGPRTALVHGATRLTYAALNRRVDRMAAGFRLLALRPGQRVVVQLPNVPEFVTVVFALMRVGVVPVLCPLSHRAAQVSHLARVTEARGYVGPSTHQGFDHTAMAAGIAAGGPFLRRVFTLEAPGAPSPYGGFTTDPAGCHYFPLGSIDAPPAPALAQSADQVAFFLLSEGGAAAPRLVPRTHNDYAYQARAAAELVSLTEDDVYLAALPAASGFAFGCPGIIGTLSVGATVVLADGPGPAECLPVIERERITVTSVEPATARLWLDALPTVGADVSSLRLLQVGGAPLPRATAERVGPELGCRLQQVFGRAEGPVTLTRPADPDETVLATQGRPLSPDDEIRIVDARGEDVPEGEPGELLARGPYTVRGYYRAPEENARSFTTGGWLRTGDLARRTPDGDLVVTGRVDEVPRRAGHGDPSGT, via the coding sequence ATGGGATCCATGCTCGACGGCTGTACGCCCTGGCCCGAGGCGTTCGTCGACCGCTACTGGGCCGCCGGCCACTGGCGCGGCAACACGCTGGACAACCTGCTGCGCGACCGGGCCCTCGCGTACGGGCCGCGGACCGCGCTCGTCCACGGTGCCACCCGCCTCACGTACGCGGCGCTGAACCGGCGTGTGGACCGCATGGCCGCCGGGTTCCGGCTGCTCGCCCTGCGGCCCGGGCAGCGGGTCGTCGTCCAGCTGCCGAACGTGCCCGAGTTCGTCACCGTCGTGTTCGCACTGATGCGCGTCGGCGTGGTCCCCGTGCTCTGCCCGCTCTCGCACCGCGCGGCGCAGGTGTCCCACCTCGCACGGGTCACCGAGGCCCGTGGCTACGTCGGTCCTTCCACCCACCAGGGCTTCGACCACACGGCGATGGCCGCCGGCATCGCGGCCGGCGGGCCCTTCCTGCGGCGGGTGTTCACCCTGGAGGCGCCGGGTGCCCCGTCCCCGTACGGCGGCTTCACGACGGACCCGGCGGGCTGCCACTACTTCCCGCTGGGCTCCATCGACGCCCCGCCCGCGCCGGCGCTCGCGCAGAGCGCCGACCAGGTCGCGTTCTTCCTGCTGTCCGAAGGTGGCGCGGCAGCGCCGCGGTTGGTTCCGCGCACCCACAACGACTACGCCTACCAGGCCCGGGCCGCCGCCGAGCTGGTGTCGCTGACCGAGGACGACGTGTACCTCGCCGCGCTGCCCGCAGCGTCCGGCTTCGCCTTCGGCTGCCCCGGCATCATCGGCACCCTCTCCGTCGGCGCCACCGTCGTCCTGGCCGACGGACCGGGGCCCGCCGAGTGCCTCCCGGTCATCGAACGGGAGCGGATCACCGTCACTTCGGTGGAGCCCGCCACCGCCCGGCTCTGGCTCGACGCACTTCCCACGGTCGGCGCCGACGTGAGCAGTCTGCGGCTCCTCCAGGTCGGCGGCGCTCCCCTGCCGCGGGCGACCGCCGAACGGGTCGGCCCCGAACTGGGCTGTCGTCTGCAGCAGGTCTTCGGCCGGGCCGAGGGGCCGGTCACGCTCACGCGCCCGGCCGATCCGGACGAGACGGTGCTCGCCACGCAGGGCCGCCCGCTCTCGCCCGACGACGAGATCCGCATCGTCGACGCCCGCGGCGAGGACGTGCCCGAGGGCGAACCCGGCGAACTCCTCGCCCGCGGCCCCTACACCGTGCGCGGTTACTACCGGGCGCCCGAGGAGAACGCCCGTTCGTTCACCACCGGCGGCTGGTTGCGCACCGGCGACCTCGCGCGGCGCACCCCGGACGGCGACCTGGTGGTGACCGGTCGTGTCGACGAAGTCCCGCGGCGTGCCGGGCACGGTGATCCGTCCGGTACGTGA
- a CDS encoding GNAT family N-acetyltransferase has protein sequence MRTVRAGEIATGRLELLPLRAEYAVEMARVLGDPVLHEFIGGAPLGADALRERYARLAAGAPDPEVVWCNWVLRLRGEGRLVGTVQATVTPASDTAELAWVVGTPWQGRGFATEAARAVTAWLAELPVGRLLAHVHPEHHASAAVAAACGFAPTPHREDGEVRWEYRP, from the coding sequence ATGCGTACCGTCCGTGCCGGGGAGATCGCCACCGGCCGGCTTGAGCTGTTGCCGTTGCGGGCCGAGTACGCCGTGGAGATGGCCCGGGTGCTGGGCGATCCCGTGCTGCACGAGTTCATCGGTGGTGCCCCGCTCGGGGCCGATGCGTTGCGGGAGCGGTACGCACGGCTGGCGGCCGGGGCTCCCGACCCGGAGGTCGTGTGGTGCAACTGGGTACTGCGGCTGCGCGGGGAGGGGCGGCTGGTGGGGACCGTGCAGGCCACCGTCACCCCCGCTTCGGACACGGCCGAGCTGGCCTGGGTGGTCGGGACGCCGTGGCAGGGCCGGGGGTTCGCCACCGAGGCGGCTCGGGCCGTCACGGCGTGGCTGGCGGAGCTGCCCGTGGGCCGGCTGCTCGCGCACGTGCACCCGGAACACCACGCCTCGGCGGCGGTCGCCGCGGCCTGCGGTTTCGCTCCCACCCCGCACCGCGAGGACGGCGAGGTCCGCTGGGAGTACCGCCCCTGA
- a CDS encoding transcriptional regulator: protein MRADRLLSLLLLLQNRGRMTAPELAAELEVSIRTVYRDIEALGASGVPVHADRGPAGGYRLMDGYRTRLTGLTDAQAGSLFLAGAPGPAQELGLGADLAAAQLKLQAALPAALAERARRLQDRFHLDAPAWFRDADPVPHLARIAQAVWDQRVLLTHYRRWNGEERAGRPLHPLGLVLKGGIWYLAARATDERVRSYRVSRFLAVDTAEEGFERPDGFELAAYWAQSARRMEEACRQQTARLLLSPRGRRLLPMQFGAAGARALAGAVPAGPADPDGWIRVDLDVESPAVAVGDLLRLGTEAEVIGPPELRQALADTVAALAERYG from the coding sequence ATGCGCGCCGACCGGCTCCTCTCCCTGCTCCTCCTGCTGCAGAACCGCGGCCGGATGACCGCACCCGAACTGGCCGCCGAACTGGAGGTGTCGATCCGCACCGTCTACCGCGACATCGAAGCCCTCGGCGCCTCCGGCGTCCCCGTCCACGCCGACCGCGGCCCCGCCGGCGGCTACCGGCTCATGGACGGCTACCGCACCCGGCTCACCGGCCTCACCGACGCCCAGGCGGGCTCGCTCTTCCTCGCCGGTGCGCCGGGCCCCGCGCAGGAGCTGGGCCTCGGAGCCGATCTGGCCGCCGCCCAGCTCAAGCTCCAGGCCGCGCTGCCCGCCGCCCTCGCCGAACGGGCCCGCCGCCTCCAGGACCGCTTCCACCTGGACGCCCCGGCCTGGTTCCGCGACGCCGACCCCGTCCCGCACCTCGCACGGATCGCCCAGGCGGTCTGGGACCAGCGCGTACTGCTCACCCACTACCGCCGCTGGAACGGCGAGGAGCGGGCCGGGCGCCCCCTTCACCCCCTCGGCCTCGTCCTCAAGGGCGGCATCTGGTACCTGGCGGCCCGGGCCACCGACGAGCGCGTACGCAGCTACCGGGTCTCGCGGTTCCTCGCGGTGGACACCGCCGAGGAGGGCTTCGAACGCCCCGACGGCTTCGAACTCGCCGCGTACTGGGCGCAGTCCGCCCGCCGGATGGAGGAGGCGTGCCGGCAGCAGACGGCCCGGCTCCTGCTGTCCCCGCGCGGCCGCCGGCTGCTACCGATGCAGTTCGGCGCGGCCGGCGCACGCGCCCTCGCCGGAGCCGTACCGGCCGGCCCCGCGGACCCGGACGGCTGGATCCGCGTCGACCTCGATGTCGAATCGCCGGCCGTGGCGGTCGGCGACCTGCTCCGGCTCGGGACCGAGGCCGAGGTGATCGGCCCGCCCGAGCTCCGCCAGGCCCTCGCCGACACCGTCGCCGCACTGGCCGAGCGGTACGGCTGA